A part of Periplaneta americana isolate PAMFEO1 chromosome 17, P.americana_PAMFEO1_priV1, whole genome shotgun sequence genomic DNA contains:
- the LOC138693360 gene encoding GA-binding protein subunit beta-2-like, whose protein sequence is MKNGNNTAYNKGKNLLDASKEGDLAMVQQLVDDGADLTVTGEWGYTPLHWAADRGHMDIAEVLLRAGANIEARDHYKNTPLHRAAQTGQLEMCRYLLNRGANVNAVTYYKNTGLHVAAQEGHLDVAKLFVDRGVNMTARNHKKLSARQEALINEHKEISEWLHSVCGTCKALEIPLGVDINPEKLQYKSNKPGRQ, encoded by the exons ATGAAG AATGGGAACAATACTGCGTACAACAAGGGGAAAAATTTGCTGGACGCCAGCAAAGAAGGTGATCTGGCAATGGTGCAACAGCTGGTGGATGATGGAGCAGACCTCACCGTGACAGGAGAGTGGGGGTACACGCCACTGCACTGGGCAGCCGACAGGGGTCACATGGACATCGCAGAAGTCCTGCTGAGAGCGGGTGCTAACATTGAGGCCAGGGACCACTACAAGAACACCCCTCTGCACCGCGCCGCACAAACCGGCCAGCTGGAGATGTGCCGCTACCTTCTGAATAGGGGTGCTAACGTCAATGCCGTCACTTACTACAAGAACACAGGCCTGCACGTCGCGGCGCAGGAGGGGCACCTAGATGTAGCGAAGCTTTTCGTGGACCGTGGTGTGAACATGACAGCCAGAAATCACAAGAAACTCTCTGCGAGACAAGAAGCACTCATCAACGAACACAAGGAAATATCAGAGTGGCTTCACAGTGTATGCGGTACTTGCAAAGCTTTAGAAATACCTCTAGGTGTAGATATCAACCCAGAAAAACTTCAGTACAAGAGCAACAAGCCTGGAAGACAGTGA